Proteins from a single region of Pseudopedobacter saltans DSM 12145:
- a CDS encoding glycoside hydrolase family 28 protein, which yields MILKPHRQIFYPIAAIGFLTLFINCASLKTGNQNKPAKIPTAAQVGAHALPEDIAPIKAPFPMPQLKKPAFQNRSINILERDIKEDVLITAIIQKAIDDINQQGGGTVIIPRGKWLTGRISLKSFVNLHLEEGAELHFSGEIKNYLPAVFTRNEGIELMSLGACIYANGQENIAVTGKGKLIGPPLDSPLRKRFMNVGVIEDVVPLDKPVSERVYEGHNDEFIFLPMFISPINCKNILIEGISLERTPFWNVVPIYCENVIIRGITVNSVGIPRGDGIDIESSKNVLIEYCTLSCGDDCFTMKAGRGEDGLRVNKPTENVVVRFCLAKEGHGGITVGSETAAKINNLYVHDTVFDDTGVGIRFKTRRPRGGGGANYYYERIRMNLRDEAFRWDMLGSPMHVGKLAERLPALPINSLTPSFKNTSAKDIIVENAKAFVRIEGIPETPMQNFRLENAVIKSKRLFTAQDAGNITIKNTTITSEENIIKLLDVNHLKFDKVIFRTPQGEIIKEFSGTKTKNIEFFKTRQEK from the coding sequence ATGATTTTAAAACCTCATAGACAGATTTTCTACCCCATTGCAGCTATTGGCTTTTTAACCTTATTTATAAATTGTGCAAGTCTCAAAACTGGTAACCAAAATAAACCAGCAAAGATTCCTACAGCTGCACAGGTTGGCGCCCATGCCCTACCCGAGGATATTGCACCTATAAAAGCACCATTTCCAATGCCACAATTGAAAAAGCCGGCATTCCAAAACAGAAGCATTAATATTCTGGAGCGAGATATTAAAGAAGACGTTCTAATTACGGCAATTATTCAAAAAGCCATTGACGATATAAACCAACAGGGAGGAGGAACAGTAATTATCCCCAGAGGAAAGTGGTTAACCGGTAGAATAAGTCTCAAAAGTTTTGTCAATCTTCACCTGGAAGAAGGCGCAGAACTTCACTTCAGTGGTGAAATCAAAAACTATCTTCCCGCCGTATTTACCAGAAACGAAGGCATCGAATTAATGTCATTAGGTGCATGTATATATGCAAACGGACAGGAAAATATTGCAGTAACAGGAAAAGGAAAACTAATTGGCCCACCGTTAGACTCTCCGCTAAGGAAAAGGTTCATGAATGTAGGTGTCATAGAAGATGTGGTTCCGCTTGATAAACCTGTTTCCGAAAGAGTGTACGAAGGACATAATGACGAATTTATCTTTCTGCCGATGTTCATTTCTCCTATCAATTGCAAAAATATCTTAATAGAAGGAATATCACTGGAAAGAACACCTTTCTGGAATGTTGTCCCGATATATTGCGAAAATGTCATTATCAGGGGGATCACCGTAAATTCCGTTGGAATACCACGGGGCGATGGTATTGATATCGAATCATCCAAAAATGTTTTGATAGAATATTGCACACTAAGTTGCGGCGATGACTGTTTTACCATGAAAGCAGGAAGAGGAGAAGACGGATTACGTGTTAATAAACCTACGGAAAATGTTGTTGTACGTTTTTGTCTGGCAAAAGAAGGACATGGTGGAATTACCGTTGGGAGCGAAACAGCAGCAAAAATCAATAACTTATATGTCCACGATACGGTATTTGATGATACGGGAGTTGGCATTCGTTTTAAAACACGTAGGCCAAGAGGTGGCGGCGGAGCAAACTATTACTACGAACGTATTCGTATGAATTTACGTGACGAAGCTTTCCGTTGGGATATGTTAGGCTCCCCAATGCATGTTGGAAAACTCGCCGAAAGATTACCTGCTTTGCCTATAAATAGCTTAACCCCAAGCTTTAAAAACACATCAGCTAAGGACATTATAGTAGAAAACGCAAAAGCTTTTGTTAGAATAGAAGGCATACCAGAAACACCTATGCAGAACTTCAGGTTAGAAAATGCAGTGATAAAAAGTAAAAGGCTATTTACAGCTCAGGATGCTGGGAACATAACAATAAAGAACACTACCATTACATCCGAAGAGAATATCATTAAACTTTTAGACGTAAATCATCTGAAATTTGATAAAGTTATATTCCGTACCCCACAAGGTGAAATTATTAAAGAGTTTTCGGGCACAAAGACGAAAAACATAGAATTCTTTAAAACAAGACAAGAAAAATAA
- a CDS encoding glycoside hydrolase family 140 protein codes for MSISKKLLPFAIAGALFSCTAQKKAEHMPLLKISKNNRYFMTEDGKPFFWLGDTGWLLFNKLDRAEAENYLEDRKQKGFNVVQAMVLHTVPSVNIYGDSSIVNKDISKPLVTEGNNPDNAEEYDYWDHIDFIIDKAAEKGIYMALVPVWGSPVKDGKVTAEQAEKYASFLAERWKDRPNIIWLNGGDIKGSDKIEVWEAIGKTIKSIDSKHLMTYHPRGRTASSDWFHNESWLDFNMVQSGHRRYDQDTSKNEVKHYGEDNWKFMEVDWNLKPAKPTIDGEPSYEGIPQGLHNIEEPRWKDADVRRYGYWSVFAGAFGYTYGQNSVMQMHSKKDSTSAYGSTETWDSAINAPGASQMKYLKDLMLSKANYFERIPDQTLIAENGEKYNRLLATRTDDYAFIYNYNGREMKINMGKIKGDQVKASWFNPRNGEKKVIGEFENKGVQTFTPEGGQKDGNDWVLILESI; via the coding sequence ATGTCTATTAGCAAGAAACTTTTACCATTTGCAATTGCCGGAGCACTTTTTTCGTGTACTGCTCAGAAAAAAGCAGAACATATGCCGCTACTGAAAATATCTAAAAACAACAGATATTTTATGACTGAAGATGGAAAGCCATTCTTCTGGTTGGGAGATACAGGTTGGTTATTGTTTAACAAACTGGACAGAGCGGAAGCTGAAAATTATTTAGAAGACAGAAAGCAAAAGGGGTTCAATGTAGTGCAGGCTATGGTTTTGCATACTGTTCCATCCGTAAATATTTACGGAGATTCTTCTATAGTTAACAAAGATATTTCAAAACCTTTGGTTACCGAAGGTAATAATCCGGATAATGCAGAAGAGTATGATTACTGGGATCATATTGATTTTATTATAGATAAAGCTGCCGAAAAAGGAATTTACATGGCTTTGGTTCCAGTTTGGGGATCGCCGGTTAAAGACGGAAAAGTTACGGCAGAGCAAGCAGAAAAATACGCGTCTTTTCTTGCTGAAAGATGGAAGGACAGACCTAATATCATCTGGTTAAATGGTGGCGATATCAAAGGTTCTGACAAAATAGAAGTTTGGGAAGCAATTGGTAAGACTATCAAGTCTATTGATAGCAAACATTTAATGACCTACCATCCTAGAGGAAGAACGGCTTCTTCGGATTGGTTCCATAATGAATCGTGGTTGGATTTCAATATGGTGCAATCCGGACATAGAAGATACGATCAGGATACTTCTAAAAATGAAGTTAAACACTATGGTGAAGATAACTGGAAGTTTATGGAGGTGGATTGGAATTTAAAGCCAGCAAAACCAACCATAGACGGGGAACCATCTTATGAAGGTATTCCACAGGGTTTACATAATATAGAGGAACCTCGCTGGAAAGATGCAGATGTAAGAAGATATGGTTATTGGTCTGTTTTTGCAGGAGCTTTCGGATATACTTACGGGCAGAACTCGGTAATGCAGATGCATTCTAAAAAAGACAGTACTTCTGCATACGGATCCACAGAAACCTGGGATTCGGCTATCAACGCACCGGGCGCATCGCAGATGAAATATCTAAAAGATCTGATGCTGTCCAAAGCGAATTATTTTGAGAGGATTCCGGACCAGACTTTAATTGCTGAAAATGGCGAAAAGTATAACCGTTTATTGGCAACAAGAACTGATGATTACGCATTTATCTACAATTACAATGGTAGGGAAATGAAAATCAATATGGGTAAAATCAAAGGTGATCAAGTGAAAGCTTCATGGTTTAATCCGAGAAATGGAGAAAAAAAGGTTATTGGAGAGTTTGAGAACAAAGGTGTTCAGACTTTCACACCTGAAGGTGGACAAAAGGACGGTAACGATTGGGTGCTGATATTAGAGAGCATATAA
- a CDS encoding exo-alpha-sialidase encodes MKIKSILLSVSVIAFMQKAIAQDTIKYVGKTLSNVDYHHGQLTPAVGTHNIQTFRANREFPELAGGQGFTYNHQPFLAYWNNTYYLQYLSNPVGEHIAEGKTFLQTSKDGYNWSTSIELFPPYLVPEGFTKPGRTDKAGKDLYAIMHQRMGFYTAKNGKLLTSGYYGVALDAKDDPNDGNGLGRVVREIKKDGTFGPIYFIRFNSSFNEKMAKYPFYTKSKDKAFVQACNELMAQPLMMQQWVEEADRNDPLVPFKRPVKAFSYYHLNDGRVVGLWKHALTSISKDNGKTWEYNPLRAPGFVNSNAKIWGQKTSDGRFATVYNPSEFRWPLAVSTSNDGLTYTDLLLVNGEISTMRYGGNYKSYGPQYVRGILEGNGVVPDKNMWLTYSMNKEDMWVAKVPVPVKSTVSGVVNDDFAQNPNQAYNSWNIYSPLWASAKVEGNALVLRDKDPYDYAKADRVIEASKKAKIEFTVTPQQNDNGSLQIEFVNDMGLAASRIIFDNDGIIKNKAGYRNASLSKYEAGQTYHFVFTVDVTTRSYQVAINGADKGTKLFFQPVSNISKVSFRTGDVRRFPDADTPTDQDFDVKNPGVAVKEAVYRISSLKAERLK; translated from the coding sequence ATGAAGATCAAATCAATATTATTAAGCGTATCGGTAATCGCGTTTATGCAAAAGGCAATAGCGCAGGATACCATTAAATATGTAGGGAAAACATTGTCTAATGTAGATTATCATCACGGACAATTAACACCTGCAGTTGGTACGCATAATATTCAAACTTTCAGAGCAAACAGAGAGTTTCCGGAGTTGGCAGGTGGACAGGGATTTACTTATAATCACCAGCCATTTTTAGCTTATTGGAATAACACTTACTATTTGCAATATTTAAGTAATCCGGTTGGGGAACATATTGCAGAAGGGAAAACCTTTTTGCAAACTTCTAAAGACGGCTACAATTGGTCTACTTCTATAGAGCTTTTTCCTCCTTATTTGGTTCCTGAAGGTTTTACCAAACCAGGTCGTACGGATAAAGCAGGCAAAGATTTGTATGCGATTATGCATCAGAGAATGGGATTCTATACCGCAAAAAACGGGAAATTGTTGACGAGTGGATATTATGGAGTGGCTTTAGATGCGAAAGATGATCCGAATGATGGAAATGGATTGGGCCGTGTAGTTAGGGAAATAAAAAAAGACGGGACTTTTGGTCCTATTTATTTTATCCGTTTTAATTCGTCTTTTAACGAGAAAATGGCGAAATATCCATTCTACACCAAGAGCAAAGACAAAGCTTTTGTACAAGCTTGTAACGAGTTGATGGCTCAGCCTTTAATGATGCAACAATGGGTAGAAGAAGCAGATAGAAACGATCCATTAGTGCCATTCAAACGTCCGGTGAAAGCATTTTCTTATTATCACCTGAATGATGGAAGAGTAGTTGGTTTATGGAAACATGCATTGACTTCTATAAGTAAAGATAATGGCAAAACCTGGGAGTATAATCCTTTAAGAGCTCCGGGATTTGTAAACAGCAATGCTAAAATATGGGGACAAAAAACTTCGGATGGCCGTTTTGCTACGGTTTACAATCCATCTGAATTCAGATGGCCATTAGCAGTTTCCACCAGTAACGATGGTTTAACTTATACAGACTTATTGTTGGTGAACGGCGAAATTTCAACGATGAGGTATGGAGGAAACTATAAATCCTACGGTCCGCAATACGTTCGCGGTATCCTGGAAGGAAATGGTGTTGTTCCGGATAAAAACATGTGGCTTACTTACAGCATGAACAAAGAGGATATGTGGGTGGCTAAAGTTCCGGTTCCGGTAAAGTCAACTGTAAGCGGAGTGGTTAATGATGATTTTGCACAAAACCCGAATCAGGCTTATAACAGCTGGAATATTTACAGTCCTTTATGGGCAAGTGCAAAGGTAGAAGGAAATGCTTTGGTTTTGCGAGACAAAGATCCTTACGACTATGCCAAAGCGGACAGGGTAATTGAAGCTTCTAAAAAAGCAAAAATTGAGTTTACCGTTACACCTCAGCAAAATGATAATGGTTCTTTGCAAATAGAGTTTGTAAATGATATGGGGCTGGCTGCATCAAGAATCATTTTTGATAATGATGGTATAATTAAGAATAAGGCAGGTTACAGGAATGCTTCTTTATCGAAATACGAAGCGGGACAGACTTACCATTTCGTGTTTACCGTAGATGTTACTACACGTTCTTATCAGGTTGCTATCAACGGGGCAGATAAAGGGACGAAATTGTTCTTTCAGCCAGTGAGTAATATCAGCAAAGTTTCTTTCAGAACCGGAGACGTGAGAAGATTTCCGGATGCAGATACGCCAACGGATCAGGACTTTGATGTGAAAAATCCTGGTGTGGCAGTAAAAGAAGCTGTATATCGTATTTCTTCACTAAAAGCAGAGAGATTGAAATAG
- a CDS encoding DUF6298 domain-containing protein — protein sequence MNYTNILALKIISEYCQQSTKIGVAFIAFLLGSALNVHAQKDIGPISVSANNKLVYQPDSLGNQIPDFSYAGYKGGNEAIPDGEVKIVVPVKSGDATRRIQAAIDYVSGLPISKDGLRGVILLQEGTYMVSGSLKLHTSGVVLRGSGFTGKGTTIIGEGTTRETLIRVLGKNDINFAEKRNVSSAYVPVNARVLEIENASNYKAGDKIIITRPSTQNWINVLGTNHFGGGISSLGWKPGQRDITWDRTVVSVKGNSIEIDAPITTALDGKYGQATVEKYVWNGRIANIGIENIELKSAFDTAKPKDEDHRWMAITIENAENVWVRRIQFKHFAGSAVYALESSRKLTVEDCISLEPVSEIGGQRRYIFFTKGQQTLFQRLYSEKGYHDFAVGYLATGPSAFVQCQAVEPFSFSGTIDSWASGILFDIIDIDGQALSYKNRGQDGQGAGWSAANSVFWQSTAALVECYQPPTAQNWAFGIWAQFQGNGYWEKSNEYIKPRSLYYAQLADRIGKAANERAVLLPVLTEASSSPPVHVAMELSKQALNPALKLVDFIAEANSRSNLNGAAKGAKTIDQIGYKETVAVKKLADMQVVNGWLVRGNEVLVGGKSDVPWWNGSARPHGAEKAKPHITRYVPGETGLGLTDNLSEMTDSMVKDHVLAIDHNYGLWYDRRRDDHERIRRINGEVWPPFYELPFARSGQGLAYDGLSKYDLTKYNQFYWGRLKQYADLADQKGLVLIHQNYFQHNIIEAGAHYADFPWRTANNINNVGFPEPVPYAGDKRIFMAEQFYDISNPVRKELHRAYIRQCLNNFKDNSGVIQMISAEYTGPLHFVQFWIDVIKEWKAETGKNPIIALSTTKDVQDAILADKERAKEIQVIDIRYWHYQADGTAYEPKGGQNLAPRQHARLMKPKKTSMESVYKAVSEYRAKYPEKAVLYYGDNYPEMAWASFMAGGSMASLPKVGNNDFYKEASEMKAVNIDGVWVLKGDKGLIIYNGKSSGGNIDVSDFKGNFEAKQINPRNGEIVKTEKINLGQRLSLDNYKNGSIIWITKK from the coding sequence TTGAATTATACAAATATTTTAGCATTGAAAATTATTTCTGAATATTGCCAGCAATCCACTAAAATCGGAGTAGCGTTTATTGCTTTTCTGTTGGGAAGTGCGTTAAATGTACATGCTCAGAAAGATATTGGGCCAATTTCTGTTTCGGCTAATAATAAGTTGGTTTATCAACCCGATTCTTTGGGAAACCAAATTCCGGATTTTTCTTATGCAGGTTATAAAGGTGGGAATGAAGCTATTCCTGATGGTGAGGTTAAAATTGTAGTTCCTGTAAAGTCGGGAGATGCCACAAGAAGAATACAGGCTGCTATAGATTATGTTTCGGGTTTACCTATAAGTAAGGATGGGTTAAGAGGAGTTATTCTTTTGCAAGAGGGAACCTATATGGTTTCTGGTTCGCTTAAATTGCATACTTCCGGCGTTGTACTGAGAGGAAGCGGATTTACCGGAAAAGGAACCACAATTATCGGAGAAGGTACAACAAGAGAGACTTTAATCAGGGTTTTAGGGAAGAATGATATCAATTTTGCTGAGAAGAGAAACGTTAGTTCTGCTTATGTGCCTGTTAATGCAAGAGTATTAGAGATTGAAAATGCTTCGAATTATAAAGCGGGAGATAAAATCATTATCACCAGGCCTTCTACTCAAAACTGGATTAACGTTTTAGGTACTAACCATTTTGGTGGTGGAATTAGTTCTTTAGGCTGGAAACCAGGGCAAAGGGATATTACCTGGGACAGGACAGTAGTATCTGTGAAAGGCAATAGCATAGAAATTGATGCGCCTATAACTACCGCTTTAGATGGAAAATACGGGCAAGCGACTGTTGAAAAATATGTTTGGAACGGAAGGATTGCGAATATAGGTATAGAAAATATTGAATTGAAATCTGCTTTTGATACTGCTAAGCCAAAAGATGAAGATCATCGTTGGATGGCTATTACTATCGAAAATGCAGAGAATGTTTGGGTGAGGAGAATCCAGTTTAAGCATTTTGCCGGCTCGGCGGTATATGCTTTAGAAAGTTCCAGAAAGTTAACTGTAGAAGATTGTATTTCTTTAGAGCCAGTGTCTGAAATTGGCGGACAGAGAAGGTACATTTTCTTCACAAAAGGTCAGCAGACCTTATTCCAGCGTTTATATTCTGAAAAAGGTTATCATGATTTTGCAGTAGGATATTTGGCGACAGGACCAAGCGCTTTTGTGCAATGCCAGGCTGTAGAACCATTTAGTTTTAGCGGTACAATTGACAGCTGGGCTTCGGGGATTTTATTTGATATCATAGATATTGATGGGCAGGCTTTGAGCTATAAAAATCGAGGACAAGATGGGCAGGGTGCGGGCTGGTCGGCGGCGAATAGTGTATTTTGGCAAAGTACCGCGGCATTAGTAGAATGTTATCAACCGCCAACTGCACAAAACTGGGCTTTTGGTATCTGGGCCCAATTTCAGGGTAATGGCTATTGGGAGAAATCTAATGAATATATCAAACCTAGAAGTTTGTATTATGCGCAATTAGCAGACAGAATAGGAAAAGCTGCCAATGAAAGAGCTGTGCTTTTGCCTGTATTAACTGAGGCCTCAAGCAGTCCCCCGGTACATGTGGCCATGGAATTGTCTAAGCAAGCTTTAAACCCGGCTTTGAAATTAGTTGATTTTATTGCTGAAGCTAATAGCAGATCTAATTTAAACGGCGCTGCTAAAGGGGCGAAAACTATAGACCAAATTGGTTATAAGGAAACGGTAGCTGTTAAGAAACTTGCAGATATGCAGGTTGTAAATGGCTGGCTGGTTCGTGGAAATGAAGTTTTAGTTGGAGGGAAATCAGATGTGCCATGGTGGAATGGTAGTGCAAGACCGCATGGCGCCGAAAAAGCAAAACCACATATTACCAGATATGTTCCGGGCGAAACAGGTTTAGGCTTAACCGATAACTTAAGCGAAATGACTGATTCTATGGTTAAAGATCATGTTTTGGCGATAGATCATAATTATGGTCTTTGGTACGACAGAAGAAGAGATGACCACGAGCGTATCAGAAGAATTAATGGCGAAGTTTGGCCTCCATTTTACGAATTACCTTTCGCAAGAAGCGGACAAGGTTTGGCATATGATGGTTTGTCGAAATATGATTTGACAAAATATAATCAATTCTATTGGGGGCGCTTAAAACAATACGCTGATTTAGCAGATCAAAAAGGTTTGGTGTTGATACATCAAAACTATTTTCAGCATAATATTATCGAAGCGGGTGCGCATTACGCTGATTTTCCATGGAGAACAGCTAACAACATCAACAATGTCGGTTTTCCGGAGCCTGTTCCATATGCGGGAGACAAGCGTATTTTTATGGCTGAACAGTTTTATGATATCAGCAATCCTGTTCGCAAAGAGTTGCATAGGGCATATATTCGTCAATGTTTAAACAACTTTAAAGATAACTCTGGAGTTATCCAGATGATTAGCGCTGAATATACCGGGCCATTGCATTTTGTTCAGTTCTGGATAGATGTTATTAAAGAGTGGAAAGCTGAAACGGGTAAAAATCCAATCATTGCGCTAAGCACAACCAAAGATGTACAGGATGCGATATTAGCAGATAAAGAAAGAGCAAAAGAAATTCAGGTAATAGATATCAGGTACTGGCACTATCAGGCAGATGGAACAGCTTACGAGCCTAAAGGGGGGCAAAATTTAGCTCCACGTCAGCATGCCAGATTGATGAAACCAAAGAAAACTTCAATGGAATCGGTGTATAAAGCGGTTTCTGAATATAGAGCAAAATATCCTGAAAAAGCAGTTTTATATTATGGAGATAATTACCCGGAAATGGCATGGGCTTCTTTTATGGCAGGCGGTTCTATGGCTAGTCTTCCGAAAGTAGGTAACAACGATTTCTATAAAGAGGCATCGGAAATGAAAGCTGTAAATATCGATGGTGTTTGGGTATTGAAAGGTGATAAGGGCTTAATTATCTATAATGGAAAGTCTTCGGGTGGAAATATCGATGTATCTGATTTTAAAGGGAATTTTGAAGCGAAACAAATCAATCCAAGAAACGGAGAGATTGTTAAAACCGAGAAGATAAATTTAGGACAGCGCCTTAGCCTGGACAATTATAAAAACGGATCAATTATCTGGATAACTAAAAAATAA
- a CDS encoding polysaccharide lyase, with the protein MKRICCTILSLTAVLAAHAQYPVIPPAVQAKSDSLMRIEEAKSEKAWEKALVKVKEEEKKGKPYIPWAAEPKDLPQAKIPAFPGAEGGGAYSFGGRGGKVYVVTNLNDSGEGSLRWACEQGGARIVVFNVAGIIHLKSPITIRAPYITIAGQTAPGDGVCIAGESFLIDTHDVVVRFMRFRRGATDVTRRDDALGGNGVGNIIIDHVSASWGLDENMSMYRHVYDRDGKNLKLPTVNITIQNSIFSEALDTYNHSFGSTIGGLNSTFMRNLWASNISRSPSVGMYGDFGFVNNVVWNWWNRTADGGDHRSEYNFINNYYKPGPITPIDKPIAYRILKPESGRDKENKNNFGKAYVNGNIVDGFPKITKNNWDGGVQLEGVDNQDEVLAKIKVNKPFKLSAFGKIMTAQQSYDYVLANVGAILPKRDAVDERIVKQVRTGQVFYTEAKEPVAPSPYIKRRLHADSYKQGIITDVSQVGGYPEYKGTPYKDSDNDGMPDEYEIRKGLNPNDPADASYITKSGYSNIEEYLNSVVPVKVVKPY; encoded by the coding sequence ATGAAGCGAATTTGTTGTACGATACTTTCATTAACTGCTGTGCTCGCAGCACATGCTCAGTATCCGGTTATACCCCCAGCAGTTCAGGCGAAATCAGACTCTTTAATGAGAATAGAAGAGGCTAAATCTGAAAAGGCGTGGGAGAAAGCATTGGTTAAGGTTAAAGAAGAGGAGAAAAAGGGCAAGCCTTATATTCCATGGGCTGCAGAACCCAAAGATCTTCCTCAGGCAAAAATTCCTGCCTTCCCTGGAGCAGAAGGTGGCGGTGCTTATTCTTTTGGTGGCCGTGGAGGAAAGGTTTATGTGGTGACCAATCTAAATGATAGTGGCGAGGGGTCTTTACGTTGGGCTTGTGAGCAAGGTGGTGCTAGAATAGTAGTATTTAATGTGGCAGGTATTATCCATCTGAAATCGCCAATTACTATAAGAGCACCATATATAACTATAGCCGGTCAGACAGCGCCTGGAGATGGTGTTTGTATTGCGGGAGAATCGTTTTTGATAGATACTCATGATGTGGTGGTTAGATTTATGCGTTTTAGAAGAGGAGCGACTGATGTTACAAGAAGAGATGATGCTTTAGGAGGGAACGGAGTAGGTAATATTATTATTGACCATGTTTCTGCAAGTTGGGGTTTAGACGAAAATATGTCTATGTACAGACATGTTTATGATAGAGATGGAAAGAATCTGAAATTACCTACAGTTAATATTACTATTCAAAACTCTATATTCTCAGAAGCTTTAGATACTTATAATCATTCTTTTGGAAGTACAATTGGCGGTTTAAATAGCACTTTTATGCGTAATCTTTGGGCTTCCAATATTAGTCGTAGTCCATCGGTAGGTATGTACGGCGATTTTGGATTTGTTAATAACGTGGTTTGGAACTGGTGGAATAGAACTGCTGACGGTGGCGATCACCGTTCTGAATATAATTTTATCAATAACTATTATAAACCAGGGCCTATTACGCCGATAGATAAGCCTATCGCGTATAGAATACTCAAACCAGAGTCAGGAAGAGATAAAGAGAATAAGAATAACTTTGGAAAGGCTTATGTTAATGGAAATATTGTAGACGGATTTCCAAAAATAACTAAAAATAATTGGGATGGCGGAGTACAGTTGGAAGGTGTTGATAATCAGGATGAAGTTTTAGCAAAGATTAAGGTAAACAAGCCTTTTAAACTTTCTGCTTTTGGTAAAATCATGACAGCCCAGCAATCTTATGATTATGTATTGGCTAATGTAGGTGCTATACTTCCCAAAAGAGATGCTGTGGACGAAAGAATTGTGAAACAGGTGAGAACTGGTCAGGTGTTTTATACCGAAGCTAAAGAACCTGTAGCACCATCGCCATATATTAAGCGAAGATTGCATGCAGATTCTTATAAACAAGGAATTATAACAGATGTAAGTCAGGTAGGAGGTTATCCTGAATACAAAGGAACTCCTTATAAAGATTCTGATAATGACGGTATGCCTGATGAATATGAAATCAGGAAAGGACTGAACCCGAATGACCCGGCAGATGCTTCTTACATAACCAAATCTGGTTATTCTAATATAGAAGAATATCTTAACAGTGTGGTTCCTGTTAAGGTAGTGAAACCTTATTGA
- a CDS encoding glycoside hydrolase family 43 protein, with protein sequence MFTSFHEPANEGLRYLYSKDGYHWNSVNGIYLKPELGTQKIMRDPSMLRDKHGVYHLVWTIGWKGNEGVGYASSKDLIHWENKKIVPVMEHEAKTVNVWAPELFYDDVEDRFIIIWASTIPYRFAKGVEAEDNNHRMYYTTTKDFETFTPTKLFSDPGFSIIDAVIVKKAQKDYVLVLKDNTRPNRNLKVAFADNPLGPFQNVSQPFSAYLTEGPSVVKVKDEWLIYFDSYGSKSYEAVATKDFKTFEKINDRISVPEGHKHGTIFKASKKDLRNLLKQEIK encoded by the coding sequence ATGTTTACATCTTTTCACGAACCCGCAAATGAAGGCTTAAGATATTTGTATAGTAAGGATGGGTACCACTGGAATTCGGTGAACGGAATTTATCTGAAACCGGAGTTGGGAACTCAAAAAATTATGCGTGACCCATCTATGCTGAGAGATAAACATGGTGTTTATCATTTGGTTTGGACCATTGGCTGGAAAGGCAATGAGGGGGTAGGTTATGCGAGTTCCAAAGATTTGATTCATTGGGAAAATAAAAAGATTGTTCCGGTGATGGAACACGAAGCGAAAACGGTAAATGTTTGGGCTCCCGAATTGTTTTATGATGATGTTGAAGACAGGTTTATCATTATCTGGGCGTCTACTATTCCTTACCGATTTGCGAAAGGTGTAGAGGCCGAAGACAATAATCACAGGATGTACTATACAACAACCAAAGACTTCGAAACTTTTACGCCAACTAAATTATTCAGTGATCCTGGTTTCAGTATCATTGATGCTGTTATTGTGAAAAAAGCTCAAAAGGATTATGTTTTGGTACTGAAAGACAATACCAGGCCAAACCGTAACCTTAAGGTCGCTTTTGCTGACAATCCGCTGGGACCATTTCAAAATGTGTCACAACCATTCTCTGCTTATTTAACGGAAGGTCCGAGTGTGGTAAAAGTAAAAGATGAGTGGTTGATTTATTTTGATTCTTACGGAAGCAAAAGTTACGAAGCTGTAGCTACCAAAGATTTCAAAACTTTCGAAAAGATAAACGACAGGATTTCTGTTCCAGAAGGACATAAACACGGAACTATTTTTAAAGCGTCAAAAAAGGATTTAAGGAATTTGTTAAAGCAAGAAATAAAGTAG